The proteins below come from a single Sphingomonas carotinifaciens genomic window:
- the gshB gene encoding glutathione synthase — protein sequence MPLNVAVQMDPLDQINIEGDSTFALMLSAQARGHRLFHYAAGDLNWSDGRLWTKAHPVTVQRVAGDHFHFDAPVRLDLGDEADVVLMRQDPPFDLGYITATHLLERIVHKTLVVNDPVQVRNAPEKVFVLDYARFMPPTLVTRSLEEARAFLAEHGEIVVKPLHGNGGKAIFKVGSDGANLSALIEVFNQTWREPHMIQAFLPAVAKGDKRIVLVDGEVAGAINRLPGEGEIRSNLAVGGSAEKTELTAREREICEALGPELRARGLLFVGIDVIGGEWLTEINVTSPTGIVAIERFDGTDVAGLIWDAIERKLA from the coding sequence ATGCCGCTCAACGTCGCCGTCCAGATGGACCCGCTCGACCAGATCAACATCGAGGGCGATTCCACCTTCGCGCTGATGCTGTCGGCGCAGGCGCGCGGCCACCGGCTGTTCCATTACGCCGCCGGGGACCTGAACTGGTCCGACGGCCGGCTGTGGACAAAGGCGCATCCGGTCACCGTGCAGCGGGTGGCCGGCGACCATTTCCACTTCGACGCACCGGTCAGGCTCGACCTCGGCGACGAGGCGGACGTGGTGCTGATGCGGCAGGACCCGCCCTTCGACCTCGGCTATATCACCGCCACGCACCTGCTGGAGCGGATCGTGCACAAGACGCTGGTGGTGAACGACCCCGTCCAGGTCCGCAACGCACCCGAAAAGGTCTTCGTGCTCGATTATGCGCGCTTCATGCCGCCGACGCTGGTCACCCGCTCGCTGGAGGAAGCACGCGCCTTCCTGGCCGAGCATGGCGAGATCGTGGTGAAGCCGCTGCACGGCAATGGCGGCAAGGCGATCTTCAAGGTCGGCAGCGACGGCGCCAACCTGTCGGCGCTGATCGAAGTGTTCAACCAGACATGGCGCGAGCCGCACATGATCCAGGCATTCCTGCCGGCCGTCGCCAAGGGCGACAAGCGCATCGTGCTGGTCGATGGCGAGGTGGCGGGTGCGATCAACCGCCTGCCCGGCGAGGGCGAGATCCGTTCCAACCTGGCGGTCGGCGGATCGGCGGAAAAGACCGAACTCACGGCGCGCGAACGCGAAATCTGCGAAGCGCTCGGCCCCGAACTGCGCGCCCGCGGCCTGTTGTTCGTCGGCATCGACGTGATCGGCGGCGAATGGTTGACCGAAATCAACGTCACCTCCCCCACCGGCATCGTCGCGATCGAACGGTTCGACGGCACCGATGTCGCGGGCCTGATCTGGGACGCGATCGAGCGCAAGCTGGCCTGA
- the rsmI gene encoding 16S rRNA (cytidine(1402)-2'-O)-methyltransferase: MTSPVTNTTTKLDPGLYIVATPIGNLGDLSPRAANILAAADVIAVEDSRVTAGLLRHIGVKRPMQPYHDHNAEHVRPALVARMGVEAVALVSDAGTPLISDPGYKLVRDARAAGHAVVTIPGPCAAIAALTLAGLPTDRFLFCGFLPPKEKARADAIAEIAGIRATLVFYESGPRLAATLAALAVGLGDREAAVTREITKRFEEAVTGTLSTLAARYAEGGPKGEIVVVVAPPGEAPPPSAEDADTALAEALTRLPASKAAGEVAKRFGLDRKALYARAMAMKAPE, from the coding sequence ATGACGTCCCCTGTGACCAACACTACGACCAAACTCGATCCCGGCCTGTATATCGTGGCCACCCCGATCGGCAATCTCGGTGACCTTTCTCCGCGCGCCGCCAATATTCTGGCCGCCGCCGACGTCATCGCGGTGGAGGACAGCCGGGTCACCGCCGGCCTGCTCCGCCATATCGGCGTGAAGCGGCCGATGCAGCCCTATCACGATCACAATGCCGAGCATGTCCGCCCCGCACTGGTGGCGCGCATGGGCGTGGAGGCGGTGGCGCTGGTGTCGGACGCGGGCACGCCGCTGATCTCGGACCCCGGCTACAAGCTGGTCCGCGATGCCCGTGCCGCCGGCCATGCGGTGGTGACGATCCCCGGCCCCTGCGCCGCCATCGCCGCGCTGACCCTGGCGGGCCTGCCCACCGACCGCTTCCTGTTCTGCGGCTTCCTGCCCCCCAAGGAAAAGGCGCGCGCCGACGCCATCGCCGAAATCGCGGGCATCCGGGCGACGCTGGTATTTTACGAGTCCGGGCCGCGGCTGGCAGCGACGTTGGCGGCGCTCGCGGTGGGGCTGGGGGACCGCGAGGCGGCGGTGACGCGCGAGATCACCAAGCGGTTCGAGGAAGCGGTGACGGGCACGCTGTCCACCCTGGCAGCGCGCTATGCGGAGGGCGGTCCAAAGGGCGAGATCGTCGTCGTTGTCGCCCCCCCCGGCGAGGCGCCGCCGCCCAGCGCAGAGGATGCCGATACCGCACTGGCCGAGGCGTTGACCCGCCTGCCCGCCTCCAAGGCCGCGGGCGAGGTGGCCAAGCGCTTTGGGCTGGACCGCAAGGCCCTGTATGCCCGCGCGATGGCGATGAAGGCGCCCGAATAA
- a CDS encoding ATP synthase F1 subunit epsilon, which yields MLHFELVTPEKLLRSEEVHMVVVPGTEGDFGVLEGHAPFMSTIRDGALRIHRTEKGEPETLTIRGGFAEVTPKGLTILAEHAA from the coding sequence ATGCTGCATTTCGAACTCGTCACCCCCGAAAAGCTCCTCCGCTCGGAGGAGGTGCACATGGTCGTCGTGCCCGGCACCGAGGGCGACTTCGGCGTGCTGGAGGGGCATGCGCCCTTCATGTCGACGATCCGCGACGGCGCGCTGCGTATCCATCGCACCGAAAAGGGCGAGCCCGAGACGCTGACCATCCGCGGCGGCTTTGCCGAGGTCACGCCCAAGGGCCTGACCATCCTGGCCGAGCACGCGGCCTGA
- a CDS encoding tyrosine recombinase XerC, protein MDNMGRDAVLPLAFADHLANARRRSPHTVRAYQATAERLLAFLGGHWGGRVARGDLSRITAADLRAFLAHRRGEELSNASAARELSAVRAFLDWAGVEPPRLRGPRVKAGVPRPVAPADVLALAEEVSEDAREPWIAARDWAVLMLLYGAGLRIGEALALPAGILPLGETIRVLGKRGKTRIVPLLPQVARAVEAYAAEQPWRLEREAPLFRGARGGVLSPAVVRRSVRAARARLDLGDRVTPHALRHSFATHLLGRGADLRQLQELLGHASLSSTQVYTAVDAAHLLDVYRNAHPRA, encoded by the coding sequence ATGGACAATATGGGGCGAGACGCGGTCCTGCCATTGGCATTCGCCGATCATCTGGCGAATGCGCGCCGCCGCTCGCCGCATACCGTGCGCGCCTATCAGGCGACGGCGGAGCGGTTGCTGGCGTTTCTGGGCGGCCATTGGGGTGGCCGGGTGGCACGGGGCGACCTGTCGCGGATCACGGCTGCGGACCTACGCGCGTTTCTGGCGCATCGGCGGGGCGAGGAGCTGTCGAACGCATCGGCCGCGCGCGAATTGTCGGCGGTGCGCGCCTTTCTGGATTGGGCGGGGGTCGAGCCGCCGCGCCTGCGCGGGCCGCGGGTAAAGGCCGGGGTGCCGCGTCCGGTGGCGCCTGCCGACGTGCTGGCGCTGGCGGAGGAGGTGTCGGAGGATGCGCGCGAACCGTGGATCGCGGCGCGCGACTGGGCGGTGCTGATGCTGCTGTACGGGGCGGGTCTGCGCATCGGCGAGGCGCTGGCCCTGCCGGCGGGCATATTGCCGCTGGGCGAGACGATCCGGGTGCTGGGCAAGCGCGGCAAGACGCGCATCGTGCCGCTGCTGCCGCAGGTCGCCCGCGCGGTCGAGGCTTATGCCGCCGAGCAGCCGTGGCGGCTGGAGCGCGAGGCGCCGCTGTTCCGCGGCGCGCGGGGCGGGGTGCTGTCGCCGGCGGTCGTGCGGCGCTCGGTTCGCGCGGCGCGGGCACGGCTCGACCTGGGCGACCGGGTGACGCCGCACGCGCTGCGCCACAGTTTCGCTACGCATCTGCTGGGGCGCGGCGCCGATCTGCGGCAGTTGCAGGAGCTGCTGGGTCATGCCAGCCTGAGTTCGACGCAGGTCTATACCGCGGTCGATGCCGCACACCTGCTGGATGTGTACCGCAACGCGCATCCGAGGGCCTAG
- a CDS encoding DedA family protein, whose translation MTDFILNLIAWGGYFGIFLLMALENIVPPVPSEVIMGLGGMAVARGDMTMIPLILWGTLGTTVGNYFWYYIGRHIGYERFRPFVDRHGRWLTMEWEDVERLHRFFVKHGQWVVFVFRFMPAFRTIISLPAGMTRMPLWRFLVWTFAGSTIWNAILAYAGLLLGSRFEVLDRYVGPAAVALTVMIVIGYVWRVVTWKPRAGR comes from the coding sequence ATGACCGATTTCATCCTGAACCTGATCGCCTGGGGCGGCTATTTCGGCATCTTCCTGCTGATGGCGCTGGAAAATATCGTGCCGCCGGTGCCGTCCGAGGTCATCATGGGGCTGGGCGGCATGGCGGTGGCGCGCGGGGACATGACGATGATCCCGCTGATCCTGTGGGGAACGCTGGGCACCACGGTCGGCAACTACTTCTGGTATTATATCGGCCGCCATATCGGCTATGAACGCTTCCGCCCCTTTGTCGACCGGCACGGCCGCTGGCTGACGATGGAATGGGAAGATGTCGAGCGGCTGCACCGCTTCTTCGTCAAGCATGGGCAGTGGGTGGTGTTCGTCTTCCGCTTCATGCCCGCCTTTCGCACGATCATCTCGCTGCCCGCGGGCATGACGCGGATGCCGCTATGGCGCTTCCTGGTGTGGACCTTTGCGGGCAGCACGATCTGGAACGCGATCCTCGCCTATGCCGGGCTGTTGCTGGGATCGCGCTTCGAGGTGCTGGACCGGTATGTCGGCCCGGCCGCCGTCGCGCTGACCGTGATGATCGTCATCGGCTATGTCTGGCGCGTCGTGACCTGGAAGCCGCGCGCCGGGCGCTAG
- a CDS encoding YraN family protein: protein MRTPSPARRAAESAGRRGERLAGWWLRLKGWRILARRVRTPAGEVDIVARKAAVVAFVEVKTRKSANDLAFAIDERRLSRVAAAAEMLAPTYAGPGDDIRIDVILLAPGTRPQHIENAWQP from the coding sequence ATGCGAACGCCCTCTCCCGCCCGCCGCGCGGCCGAGTCTGCCGGGCGTCGCGGCGAACGTCTGGCCGGCTGGTGGCTGCGGCTGAAGGGCTGGCGCATCCTCGCCCGCCGCGTGCGCACGCCGGCCGGGGAAGTGGACATCGTCGCCCGAAAAGCGGCCGTCGTCGCATTCGTCGAGGTGAAGACCCGCAAATCCGCCAACGATCTCGCTTTTGCGATCGACGAGCGCCGCCTGTCCCGCGTCGCCGCGGCGGCCGAAATGCTGGCACCGACCTATGCCGGGCCGGGTGACGATATCCGCATCGACGTCATCCTGCTCGCCCCCGGCACCCGGCCGCAGCATATCGAGAATGCCTGGCAACCCTGA
- a CDS encoding primosomal protein N': MSPRARVLVLNSALGPLDYRVPHGMTVEPGSIVVAPLGPRQLLGVVWEPERMPSDAEVGDNRLRPLLGVADVPPLGDALRRLIEWTADYYLAPPAAVVRMALSSNAALEGARTATEYRATGHVPDRLTPQRAQALERIGDRQGLIRELATIADVSDAVIRGLVKVGAIEGVEVDIDSPFPLPDPLHHVPALSGDQRAAADRLVADVAAQAFAPVLLDGVTGSGKTEVYFEAVAEAVREGRQVLVLLPEIALTEPFLKRFHDRFGCEPVAWHSGLRSTQRRRAWRAIASGQALVTVGARSALFLPYRNLGLIVVDEAHETSFKQEDGVHYHARDVAVMRGKFEPCPVILASATPAIETRQQVAQGRYAEVKLPGRFGAAEMPAIAAIDLIHEPPERGRWISPRLVQAMTETLEKREQSLLFLNRRGYAPLTLCRTCGHRFQCPNCTAWMVEHRLVRRLACHHCGHVMPTPRACPECQGEDTLVACGPGVERIADEVAALFPEAKTAVVTSDTIWSPAKAAEFVGRMEAGDIDIVVGTQLVTKGYHFPNLTLVGVIDADLGLEGGDLRAAERTFQQICQVSGRAGRGEKPGQVFIQTHSPKAGVMQALVTGDAESFYAAETEARRDAGAPPFGRYAAIVVSSEEQAAAQEIASLIGRRAPEVEGMHVYGPAPAPLAMLRGRHRYRLLVHARRALDVQAVIREWLGALEWSPKVRVAVDVDPYSFL; encoded by the coding sequence ATGTCTCCGCGTGCCCGCGTCCTCGTCCTGAACTCCGCGCTCGGTCCCCTCGACTACCGCGTGCCGCATGGCATGACGGTCGAGCCGGGGTCGATCGTCGTCGCACCCCTGGGTCCCCGCCAGTTGCTCGGCGTGGTGTGGGAGCCGGAGCGGATGCCATCGGATGCGGAGGTGGGCGATAACCGCCTGCGGCCATTGCTCGGGGTCGCCGACGTGCCGCCGCTGGGCGACGCGCTGCGCCGGCTGATCGAATGGACCGCCGATTATTATCTGGCGCCGCCCGCCGCGGTGGTGCGCATGGCGCTGTCCTCCAACGCCGCGCTGGAGGGCGCGCGCACCGCCACTGAATACCGCGCGACCGGCCATGTTCCCGATCGCCTGACGCCGCAGCGGGCGCAGGCGCTGGAGCGGATCGGCGACCGCCAGGGCCTGATCCGCGAACTGGCGACGATCGCCGACGTGTCGGATGCGGTGATCCGCGGACTCGTCAAGGTCGGTGCGATCGAGGGAGTGGAGGTCGATATCGACAGCCCCTTTCCCCTGCCTGATCCGCTGCATCACGTTCCCGCATTGTCGGGCGACCAGCGCGCCGCCGCCGACCGCCTCGTCGCCGATGTCGCCGCGCAGGCTTTCGCGCCGGTGCTGCTCGACGGCGTCACCGGATCGGGCAAGACCGAAGTCTATTTCGAGGCAGTGGCCGAGGCGGTGCGCGAGGGACGGCAGGTGCTGGTCCTGCTGCCCGAGATCGCGCTCACCGAACCCTTCCTCAAGCGCTTTCACGACCGTTTCGGCTGCGAGCCGGTGGCCTGGCATTCGGGCCTGCGCTCGACCCAGCGGCGACGCGCGTGGCGGGCGATCGCCAGCGGTCAGGCCCTGGTCACGGTGGGGGCCCGCTCCGCGCTGTTCCTGCCCTATCGCAACCTGGGGCTGATCGTGGTCGACGAGGCGCACGAAACCAGCTTCAAGCAGGAAGACGGCGTGCATTACCATGCCCGCGACGTGGCGGTGATGCGGGGCAAGTTCGAGCCGTGCCCGGTCATCCTCGCCTCCGCCACCCCTGCGATCGAGACCCGCCAGCAGGTCGCACAGGGTCGCTATGCCGAGGTGAAGCTGCCCGGTCGCTTCGGTGCCGCCGAGATGCCCGCCATTGCCGCGATCGACCTGATCCACGAGCCGCCAGAGCGTGGCCGCTGGATTTCGCCCCGCCTCGTCCAGGCGATGACCGAGACGCTGGAGAAGCGCGAACAGTCGCTGCTGTTCCTGAACCGCCGCGGCTATGCGCCGCTGACGCTGTGCCGTACTTGCGGCCACCGCTTCCAGTGCCCCAACTGCACCGCGTGGATGGTGGAACACCGCCTCGTCCGCCGCCTCGCCTGTCATCACTGCGGCCACGTCATGCCCACCCCGCGCGCCTGTCCCGAATGCCAGGGCGAGGACACCCTCGTCGCCTGCGGTCCCGGCGTCGAGCGCATCGCCGACGAGGTCGCCGCGCTGTTTCCGGAGGCGAAAACGGCCGTCGTCACCTCCGACACCATCTGGTCCCCGGCCAAGGCAGCCGAGTTTGTCGGCCGGATGGAGGCAGGCGACATCGACATCGTGGTCGGCACGCAACTCGTCACCAAGGGCTACCACTTCCCCAACCTGACGCTGGTCGGCGTGATCGATGCCGATCTGGGGCTGGAAGGCGGCGACCTGCGCGCGGCGGAGCGGACCTTTCAGCAGATCTGTCAGGTCTCGGGTCGGGCCGGGCGCGGCGAGAAGCCGGGCCAGGTGTTCATCCAGACGCACAGCCCGAAGGCCGGCGTCATGCAGGCGCTGGTCACCGGCGATGCCGAGTCCTTCTACGCCGCGGAAACCGAGGCACGGCGCGATGCCGGCGCACCCCCCTTCGGCCGTTATGCCGCGATCGTGGTGTCGTCGGAGGAGCAGGCCGCGGCGCAGGAGATCGCCAGCCTGATCGGGCGCCGCGCGCCGGAGGTGGAGGGCATGCACGTCTATGGCCCCGCCCCGGCGCCGCTCGCCATGCTGCGCGGGCGTCATCGCTACCGCCTGCTGGTCCATGCGCGCCGGGCGCTCGACGTGCAGGCGGTGATCCGGGAATGGCTGGGCGCGCTGGAATGGTCGCCCAAGGTCAGGGTCGCGGTGGACGTCGACCCCTATAGCTTCCTGTAG
- a CDS encoding YihY/virulence factor BrkB family protein: protein MPGSTADRNARGRGATSPWAVPPRGWKDVLLRSWREAGTDNISLIASGVAFCAILALVPMLGAVVLSYGLFATPQTVVDNVRTLMEVMPTDAAQLIGEQLANLVTSSDGKKGFGLLIALAIALYGAMKGATAVITALNIAYDEEESRGFVALNLLALGITAGAVVLAVLAIVSITALGALQSLFPDLPTVLVVLGKILSYAIMTGVAAAAAATLYRFGPDRDHARWIWLTPGSLLAALIWLLVTLGFGFYVANFGSYNATYGSLGAAVVLLTWLYLSAYILLLGAELNCELERQTAEDTTTGAARPMGDRNAYAADTVASGSAAVHPGPKQAEPAGPMREAARGYALTRVVPARSGLVPTLLVTGGLALLRRRGRAGAGAALLVAGGTISFLRRR from the coding sequence ATGCCAGGATCGACAGCGGATCGGAATGCGCGCGGGCGCGGGGCGACCAGCCCATGGGCGGTGCCGCCGCGCGGGTGGAAGGACGTGCTGCTGCGGAGCTGGCGCGAGGCGGGCACCGACAATATCAGCCTGATCGCCTCCGGCGTCGCCTTTTGCGCGATCCTCGCCCTGGTGCCGATGCTGGGTGCGGTGGTGCTGAGCTACGGCCTGTTCGCGACGCCGCAGACGGTGGTCGACAATGTCCGCACGCTGATGGAGGTGATGCCGACCGATGCCGCGCAGCTGATCGGCGAACAACTGGCCAATCTGGTCACCAGTTCGGACGGCAAGAAGGGGTTCGGCCTCCTTATCGCGCTCGCCATCGCGCTATACGGCGCGATGAAGGGCGCGACCGCGGTCATCACCGCGCTCAACATCGCCTATGACGAGGAGGAAAGCCGCGGCTTCGTCGCGCTCAACCTGCTGGCGCTGGGGATCACCGCCGGGGCCGTGGTGCTGGCGGTGCTCGCCATCGTCTCGATCACCGCGCTGGGCGCGTTGCAGAGCCTGTTTCCCGATCTGCCGACCGTGCTGGTGGTTCTGGGCAAGATCCTGTCCTACGCGATCATGACCGGCGTCGCGGCCGCGGCGGCGGCGACGCTGTATCGCTTCGGGCCCGACCGCGATCATGCGCGCTGGATCTGGTTGACGCCCGGATCGCTGCTCGCCGCGCTCATCTGGCTGCTGGTGACGCTCGGCTTCGGCTTCTACGTCGCCAATTTCGGGAGCTACAACGCGACCTACGGGTCGCTGGGCGCGGCGGTGGTGTTGCTCACCTGGCTGTATCTGTCGGCCTATATCCTGCTGCTCGGTGCCGAGCTGAACTGCGAGCTGGAACGGCAGACGGCGGAGGACACCACCACCGGCGCAGCCCGCCCGATGGGCGACCGCAACGCCTATGCCGCCGACACGGTGGCGAGCGGCAGCGCCGCGGTGCATCCCGGCCCGAAACAGGCCGAGCCCGCCGGGCCGATGCGCGAGGCGGCACGGGGCTATGCGCTGACCCGCGTCGTTCCCGCCAGAAGCGGGCTGGTGCCGACCCTGCTCGTCACTGGCGGCCTGGCGCTGCTGCGCCGTCGCGGACGGGCCGGGGCAGGTGCGGCCCTGCTGGTGGCCGGCGGCACGATCAGCTTCCTGCGCCGCCGCTGA
- a CDS encoding penicillin-binding protein activator, whose protein sequence is MRAGGAKRWIALAAACLLGACQTLVPRGPVEAPPPREATRPVQEAPTVEAGIPRDVARNRVALLVPLSGSNAGVGRSIANATMLALLDTQNDKVRITNYDTATGAAAAAQRAIAEGAQLILGPLLSEDVRAVAPIARAARVPVVSFSNDAGVGGNGTYLMGYAPGQSIERVVAFARERGVTSFAGLVPNGLYGERASTAFLRAVEGAGGQVVSLQPYGRVAGGIAGAAQRLTAKAPYDAVLIADGGAAAAAAAPVVKRGPGANTRLLGTELWNSESTIASRAPLNGAWFASVSNNLYRQYATKYRARFGAAPYRLSSLGYDSVLLTVRIARDWKVGSPFPEARLRDQDGFSGIDGAFRFGRDGVAERALEVQEIRGGTTVTVSPAPTGFGR, encoded by the coding sequence ATGAGGGCCGGGGGGGCGAAGCGGTGGATCGCGCTGGCGGCGGCCTGCCTGCTGGGGGCGTGTCAGACGCTGGTGCCGCGGGGGCCGGTGGAAGCGCCGCCACCGCGCGAGGCGACCCGGCCGGTCCAGGAAGCGCCGACGGTGGAGGCGGGCATCCCGCGCGACGTGGCACGCAACCGCGTCGCCCTGCTCGTGCCGCTGTCGGGCAGCAATGCCGGTGTCGGCCGTTCAATCGCGAACGCGACGATGCTGGCGCTGCTCGACACGCAGAACGACAAGGTGCGGATCACCAACTACGACACCGCCACCGGCGCCGCGGCGGCGGCACAGCGCGCGATCGCGGAGGGCGCGCAACTGATCCTGGGGCCGCTCCTGTCCGAAGACGTACGCGCGGTGGCGCCGATCGCACGCGCCGCGCGCGTGCCGGTGGTCAGCTTCTCGAACGACGCCGGTGTCGGAGGTAACGGCACCTATCTGATGGGCTATGCCCCCGGCCAGTCGATCGAACGCGTCGTCGCCTTTGCCCGGGAGCGCGGCGTGACCAGCTTTGCCGGGCTGGTGCCCAACGGCCTGTACGGGGAACGCGCATCGACCGCCTTCCTGCGCGCGGTCGAGGGTGCCGGCGGGCAGGTGGTGTCGTTGCAGCCCTATGGTCGCGTGGCCGGTGGCATTGCCGGTGCGGCGCAGCGGCTGACCGCCAAGGCGCCCTATGACGCGGTGCTGATCGCCGATGGCGGTGCCGCGGCGGCGGCGGCGGCGCCGGTCGTGAAGCGCGGGCCGGGGGCGAACACCCGCCTGCTCGGCACCGAATTGTGGAATTCGGAAAGCACGATCGCATCGCGCGCCCCGCTGAACGGTGCGTGGTTCGCCAGCGTGTCGAACAATCTGTACCGCCAATATGCCACCAAATACCGCGCCCGCTTCGGCGCGGCGCCGTACCGACTGTCCAGCCTCGGCTACGACTCGGTGCTGCTGACGGTGCGGATCGCGCGTGACTGGAAGGTCGGATCGCCCTTCCCGGAGGCGCGGCTGCGCGACCAGGACGGCTTTTCCGGCATCGACGGGGCATTCCGCTTCGGCCGCGACGGCGTGGCCGAACGCGCGCTGGAGGTGCAGGAGATTCGCGGCGGCACCACGGTAACGGTCTCGCCCGCGCCGACCGGCTTCGGGCGGTAG
- a CDS encoding sensor domain-containing diguanylate cyclase — protein sequence MAALQAHALLDSEPEREFDALVSLAADMLDCPLAALTLIDRDRLWVKAGIGDLPVEVPRSVAICNHTIRKPDQFIVDDLSKDADFAGNPLVVENGLRFYAGMPIHAPDRQGVAQPIGSLCVMDATPRSLNESGMRTLRHLTTLAEALIAARAIARRATDIAELSERQASDLRAKDRTFQQAERISMIGSWRLSIPERIASWSDGVFRIHELPLGEEPDIDTAMNYYPASERQQLNDAVAHAVETGIPFDLELDFTTATGRLRRVRVMGEREESDGQVTAIVGVFQDITDRHALEMTLRRTASTDALTGICNRAAFDRALEGAIDRARQSGALMALALIDLDGFKLINDTLGHMAGDDILREVGRRLRAPWLQNCYVARLGGDEFAVIVEDAGLLARIDQFRQQLEETLSVSVTAEGLTMTCAGTVGMRLWTPETQTVRYFVHRTDAILYAAKRARVGERRKGDRRRAA from the coding sequence ATGGCGGCCCTTCAGGCGCATGCGCTGCTCGACAGCGAGCCGGAGCGGGAGTTCGACGCGCTGGTCAGCCTGGCGGCGGACATGCTGGACTGCCCGCTGGCCGCGCTCACCCTGATCGACCGCGACCGCCTGTGGGTGAAGGCGGGCATCGGCGACCTGCCGGTCGAGGTGCCGCGCAGCGTCGCCATCTGCAACCATACCATCCGCAAGCCCGACCAGTTCATCGTCGACGATCTGAGCAAGGATGCCGATTTCGCCGGCAATCCGCTGGTCGTTGAAAACGGCCTGCGCTTCTATGCCGGCATGCCGATCCATGCGCCCGACCGGCAGGGCGTGGCCCAGCCGATCGGATCGCTGTGCGTGATGGACGCCACGCCCCGCTCGCTCAACGAATCGGGCATGCGGACGCTGCGCCATCTGACGACGCTGGCCGAGGCGCTGATCGCGGCGCGCGCCATTGCCCGGCGGGCGACCGACATCGCCGAACTCAGCGAACGCCAGGCCAGCGACCTGCGCGCCAAGGACCGCACCTTCCAGCAGGCCGAGCGCATCTCGATGATCGGATCGTGGCGCCTGTCGATACCCGAGCGGATCGCATCCTGGTCCGACGGCGTGTTCCGCATCCACGAACTGCCGCTGGGCGAGGAGCCCGATATCGATACCGCGATGAACTATTATCCGGCGAGCGAGCGCCAGCAGTTGAACGATGCCGTGGCCCATGCCGTCGAGACCGGCATCCCGTTCGACCTGGAGCTTGACTTCACCACCGCCACCGGCCGCCTGCGGCGCGTGCGGGTGATGGGCGAGCGCGAGGAAAGCGACGGGCAGGTGACCGCGATCGTCGGCGTGTTCCAGGACATCACCGATCGCCACGCGCTGGAAATGACGCTGCGCCGCACCGCCAGCACCGACGCGTTGACCGGCATCTGCAACCGTGCCGCCTTCGACCGTGCGCTGGAGGGGGCGATCGACCGGGCGCGCCAATCGGGCGCGCTGATGGCGCTCGCGCTGATCGATCTGGACGGCTTCAAGCTGATCAACGACACGCTGGGCCACATGGCCGGCGACGACATCCTGCGCGAAGTCGGCCGGCGGCTGCGCGCGCCGTGGCTGCAGAACTGCTATGTCGCGCGACTGGGCGGTGACGAATTCGCGGTCATCGTCGAGGATGCGGGCCTGCTCGCCCGCATCGACCAGTTCCGCCAGCAACTGGAGGAAACGCTGTCGGTGTCGGTGACCGCCGAGGGCCTGACGATGACGTGCGCGGGCACGGTCGGCATGCGCCTGTGGACACCCGAGACGCAGACGGTGCGCTATTTCGTCCACCGCACCGATGCGATCCTGTACGCCGCCAAGCGTGCGCGCGTCGGAGAGCGTCGCAAGGGTGATCGCCGACGCGCCGCCTGA